Proteins encoded within one genomic window of Prosthecobacter fusiformis:
- the cmk gene encoding (d)CMP kinase, with amino-acid sequence MMNTVITIDGPAASGKSSVARILAQRLGYIYVNTGNMYRAMTWAVLQTGIDPNDMDTVRSTAEGILIDSPVADGQTQVSVNGRRLTAEDLNSDPVNRGVSLVARVPEVRARLVADQRALSSLGPLVMEGRDIGSVVFPDSPLKFYIDASEEVRAARRQAQGHTDQVAERDRLDSTRKASPLVIPEGAVVIDNSHLTLEGAVQAVLDRLPAIPVHP; translated from the coding sequence ATGATGAATACCGTCATCACCATTGATGGCCCTGCTGCCTCCGGCAAAAGCAGTGTCGCCCGCATACTCGCCCAACGCCTGGGGTATATCTATGTGAATACCGGCAACATGTACCGCGCCATGACCTGGGCCGTACTCCAGACGGGTATAGACCCCAATGACATGGATACGGTCCGCAGTACCGCCGAGGGTATACTCATTGATTCACCCGTCGCCGATGGCCAGACCCAGGTATCCGTCAACGGTCGCCGCTTGACCGCCGAAGACCTCAACAGCGATCCGGTAAACCGTGGCGTATCCCTCGTCGCCCGTGTGCCGGAAGTCCGCGCCCGCCTCGTCGCCGATCAGCGTGCCCTCTCCAGCCTCGGCCCTCTGGTTATGGAAGGGCGGGACATCGGCAGCGTCGTCTTCCCAGACAGCCCCCTGAAGTTTTATATCGATGCCAGCGAGGAAGTCCGCGCTGCCCGCCGTCAGGCCCAAGGCCATACCGATCAGGTGGCTGAGCGTGACCGCCTGGACTCCACCCGCAAGGCTTCTCCTCTAGTGATTCCAGAAGGTGCGGTCGTCATTGATAATAGCCACCTTACCCTCGAAGGTGCCGTCCAGGCCGTCCTCGATCGCCTACCAGCCATTCCTGTTCACCCATGA
- a CDS encoding lysophospholipid acyltransferase family protein: MNLSYRIGHTIFRAVARSFYDFRVIGEENLNQTGPALIVANHVSFLDPPFIGQAFDEPLYFFARKSLFDHPMAGKLLRSWQTIPVDRDKPDASSLKSTIRLLRSGKKVLMFPEGTRSFDGLPQKAEAGVGLFIAKSSAPVLPVRIFGSYEAYPRGAKFLRPAQIRLVVGKPYHPDLKAHSAAGRDLYQALADEVMERISELTL, encoded by the coding sequence ATGAACCTTTCCTACCGCATCGGTCACACGATCTTCCGCGCCGTCGCGAGAAGCTTCTATGACTTTCGCGTCATTGGCGAAGAGAACCTGAATCAGACTGGCCCCGCCCTCATCGTGGCCAATCATGTCAGCTTTCTGGATCCTCCATTCATCGGCCAGGCCTTTGATGAACCTCTCTATTTCTTCGCCCGCAAAAGCCTCTTTGACCACCCCATGGCAGGCAAGCTCCTGCGCAGTTGGCAGACCATCCCGGTGGACCGAGACAAGCCCGATGCCTCCAGCTTGAAGTCCACCATCCGCCTTCTCAGGAGCGGCAAGAAAGTGCTCATGTTTCCCGAAGGCACCCGCAGCTTTGATGGCCTGCCACAGAAGGCAGAAGCCGGGGTTGGCCTCTTCATTGCCAAGAGCAGCGCCCCAGTCCTGCCAGTCCGTATCTTCGGCAGCTATGAGGCCTACCCTCGTGGGGCCAAGTTCCTCCGCCCCGCCCAGATCCGCCTCGTCGTCGGCAAGCCATACCATCCTGACCTCAAAGCCCACTCCGCCGCCGGCCGGGACCTATACCAGGCCCTGGCCGACGAAGTCATGGAGCGGATCAGCGAACTGACCCTATAA
- a CDS encoding Gfo/Idh/MocA family protein — translation MTSVLTRRQFAQTTGSAAILTAAGTLRAQQKADSQETLRIGLVGCGGRGTGAASQALGADYNAKIVAMADIDDKQIETSINSLSQKYPDRVDVKPDKRFIGLDAYQKLIDCGVDVVLLASPPGFRPVHLMAAVDAGKHIFAEKPMAVDTIGYHLAMAAVKKAAEKKLNLVAGFCWRYSTSRKEAFSRIQDGQIGDVTSILATYHTGPVKPMPPASARTPEMSDVEWQIRNWYNFSWLSADSIAEQAVHSIDKICWAMGDKPPVSCIATGGRQIPSEGGNIYDHFHAAFEWGNGLMCHLANRQIKGCAGHNQDIIRGDKGVLIIGKGNAPFIDGPKRWRFRDEEKNMYDLEHEALFNAIRKGEVINDGDRMMLSTLVGIMGREAAYTGQLLTWQQMLDCTQDLAPDDLKWEDSFTPTPMPMPGVTQFQLPAPKKPEDQDQGKK, via the coding sequence ATGACCTCTGTTTTGACCCGTCGCCAATTCGCCCAGACTACCGGCTCCGCCGCCATTCTCACTGCTGCAGGCACTCTGCGGGCGCAGCAGAAAGCTGATTCGCAAGAGACTCTGCGCATCGGCCTTGTGGGCTGTGGCGGTCGTGGCACCGGGGCGGCATCCCAGGCCTTGGGGGCGGACTACAATGCCAAGATCGTGGCGATGGCGGACATTGATGACAAGCAGATCGAAACCAGCATCAACAGCCTGTCCCAGAAATATCCGGACCGGGTGGATGTGAAGCCGGACAAGAGGTTCATCGGTCTGGATGCTTATCAGAAGCTCATTGATTGCGGCGTGGATGTGGTCCTGCTCGCCAGCCCTCCAGGATTCCGTCCAGTGCACCTCATGGCAGCGGTGGATGCTGGGAAGCACATCTTTGCCGAGAAGCCGATGGCTGTGGATACCATCGGTTACCACCTGGCCATGGCCGCTGTGAAGAAGGCGGCGGAGAAGAAGCTGAACCTGGTCGCCGGCTTCTGCTGGCGCTACAGCACCTCCCGCAAGGAAGCTTTCTCCCGCATCCAGGACGGCCAGATCGGTGATGTCACCAGCATCCTCGCGACCTATCACACCGGCCCTGTGAAACCGATGCCGCCCGCCAGCGCTCGTACTCCGGAGATGAGCGATGTGGAGTGGCAGATCCGCAACTGGTATAACTTCTCCTGGCTCAGTGCCGACAGCATCGCCGAACAGGCAGTACATAGTATAGATAAGATCTGCTGGGCGATGGGAGACAAACCGCCAGTCAGTTGCATTGCAACGGGCGGCCGTCAGATTCCATCCGAAGGGGGCAACATCTATGACCACTTCCACGCCGCCTTTGAGTGGGGCAACGGCCTTATGTGCCACCTCGCGAACCGCCAGATCAAGGGCTGTGCCGGGCATAACCAGGACATCATCCGTGGGGATAAAGGAGTCCTCATCATTGGCAAAGGCAATGCCCCCTTCATCGACGGACCGAAGCGCTGGCGCTTCCGGGACGAGGAAAAGAACATGTATGACCTGGAGCATGAGGCCCTGTTCAATGCCATCCGCAAGGGCGAGGTCATCAATGACGGAGACCGTATGATGCTTTCCACCCTTGTAGGAATCATGGGACGGGAGGCGGCTTATACAGGGCAGCTTCTCACCTGGCAGCAGATGCTGGATTGCACCCAGGATCTGGCCCCGGATGACCTCAAGTGGGAAGACAGCTTCACTCCGACCCCGATGCCGATGCCTGGGGTGACGCAGTTTCAGCTCCCGGCTCCCAAGAAACCTGAAGATCAGGACCAAGGGAAGAAGTGA
- a CDS encoding prephenate dehydrogenase/arogenate dehydrogenase family protein: MSSETTIAIYGPGLLGGSLALAIQERLPGSSLRLWARRESAQEAILARGIQAEFYTDATAAATGASLIILCTPVETMPALAAQIAMADLSPDTLITDVGSVKGSVVRALDPILGPRFIGSHPMAGSEKAGIETARASLFQNATCLITPGARTPPSASSPEVTGARTPPSASSPEVTGARTPPSASPPEVTGARTPPSASPPEVTGARTPPSASSPEVTGARTPPSASSPEATGARTTPSASPLTRLRTFWQTLGCNVLEMSPDEHDEKVARISHLPHMMAAVTTLAALRTDPTAVSCVANGFRDTTRVAGGDPGLWTGIALENRTALLSQLQAASATLTELLEILGKPDEEELRRFLAEAQTLRRTVPAAVS; this comes from the coding sequence GTGAGTTCAGAGACAACCATCGCCATCTACGGCCCCGGCCTTCTCGGGGGTTCCCTTGCGCTCGCCATCCAGGAGCGTTTACCGGGTTCCTCTCTCCGGCTCTGGGCCCGGCGGGAATCCGCCCAAGAGGCCATTCTCGCACGCGGCATCCAGGCTGAGTTTTATACGGATGCCACCGCCGCAGCCACCGGGGCCTCCCTCATCATTCTCTGCACTCCAGTAGAGACCATGCCTGCCCTGGCCGCGCAGATCGCCATGGCCGACCTCTCCCCAGATACCTTGATCACCGATGTTGGCAGCGTCAAAGGCAGCGTCGTCCGCGCTCTCGACCCCATCCTCGGCCCCCGCTTCATCGGCAGCCATCCCATGGCCGGATCTGAAAAAGCCGGCATCGAAACCGCCCGCGCCTCCCTCTTCCAAAACGCCACCTGCCTCATCACCCCCGGAGCGCGGACGCCCCCGTCCGCTTCCTCACCGGAAGTAACCGGAGCGCGGACGCCCCCGTCCGCTTCCTCACCGGAAGTAACCGGAGCGCGGACGCCCCCGTCCGCTTCCCCACCAGAAGTAACCGGAGCGCGGACGCCCCCGTCCGCTTCCCCACCAGAAGTAACCGGAGCGCGGACGCCCCCGTCCGCATCCTCACCAGAAGTAACCGGAGCTCGGACGCCCCCGTCCGCATCCTCACCAGAAGCAACCGGAGCGCGGACGACCCCGTCCGCTTCCCCCCTCACCCGCCTCCGTACCTTCTGGCAAACCCTCGGCTGCAACGTCCTCGAAATGTCCCCGGACGAGCACGACGAAAAAGTCGCCCGCATTTCCCACCTGCCCCACATGATGGCCGCAGTCACCACCCTGGCCGCCCTCCGCACCGACCCCACTGCTGTCTCCTGCGTCGCCAACGGCTTCCGTGATACCACCCGCGTCGCAGGTGGCGACCCTGGTCTCTGGACAGGCATCGCCCTGGAAAATCGCACCGCCCTCCTCTCTCAGCTCCAGGCAGCCTCGGCCACCCTGACAGAGCTTCTTGAAATCCTCGGCAAGCCGGACGAAGAAGAACTCCGCCGCTTCCTCGCCGAGGCCCAAACCCTCCGAAGGACCGTCCCGGCGGCCGTCTCCTGA
- the aroA gene encoding 3-phosphoshikimate 1-carboxyvinyltransferase, whose protein sequence is MATLKVRKLKSFPTEISVPGDKSISHRAAMFAGMASGTTIIDGFLPSEDCLCSVKAMEAMGATVDPLEETGGIGLTKLAITGNGPQLKAPSGPVDCGNSGTTIRLLSGILAGQEFTTEMFGDASLSKRPMKRVADPLRLMGAKVEGQGEKICAPLKVTGGSLQAITYTLPMASAQVKSAILLAGLFAPGKTTVIEPVATRNHTERIMSHFGIKWLREGNAISVYGGQSARATDIVVPGDISSAAFWMVAAAASPGQQITLKNVGLNPTRTGVINVLLRMGAHIHNSEETTDGEPRGNVTVKGGDLNATVIGGAEIPNVIDELPILAVAAALARGTTRIQDAHELRVKETDRIAAVAENLRRMGVTVTEFEDGMEIQGGAKLQGATITTYHDHRIAMAFAIAGLFAEGETVIEGSECIGTSYPGFEHDLALFQKNENGEYPIPVISRAPRKLK, encoded by the coding sequence ATGGCCACACTGAAAGTCCGAAAGCTCAAATCCTTCCCCACTGAAATCTCCGTTCCAGGGGATAAAAGCATCAGCCACCGCGCCGCCATGTTTGCCGGCATGGCCTCCGGCACGACCATCATTGATGGCTTCCTGCCCAGTGAGGATTGCCTCTGCTCAGTCAAGGCCATGGAAGCCATGGGTGCCACCGTCGATCCTCTCGAAGAAACCGGCGGCATCGGCCTGACCAAGCTCGCCATTACGGGCAATGGCCCCCAGCTCAAAGCCCCCTCTGGCCCTGTGGACTGCGGAAACTCCGGCACCACCATCCGCCTTCTCTCCGGCATCCTTGCCGGCCAGGAATTCACCACTGAAATGTTCGGGGATGCCTCCCTTTCCAAGCGCCCCATGAAACGCGTGGCCGATCCCCTCCGCCTCATGGGTGCGAAAGTCGAAGGTCAGGGAGAAAAGATCTGCGCCCCGCTCAAGGTCACCGGCGGCTCCCTCCAGGCCATTACGTACACTCTGCCCATGGCCAGCGCCCAGGTAAAGTCCGCCATCCTTTTGGCAGGCCTCTTTGCCCCTGGCAAAACCACGGTCATTGAGCCTGTCGCCACTCGCAACCACACGGAGCGCATCATGTCCCACTTCGGCATCAAGTGGCTCCGAGAAGGCAATGCCATCTCCGTCTATGGCGGCCAGTCCGCCCGCGCTACCGACATTGTCGTCCCCGGGGACATCTCCAGCGCCGCTTTCTGGATGGTCGCCGCCGCTGCCAGCCCCGGCCAGCAGATCACCCTCAAGAATGTCGGCCTCAACCCCACCCGCACAGGCGTCATCAACGTCCTCCTACGCATGGGTGCCCACATCCACAATTCCGAGGAAACCACCGATGGCGAACCTCGTGGTAACGTCACCGTCAAGGGCGGCGACCTCAATGCCACCGTCATCGGCGGGGCCGAAATCCCCAACGTTATTGACGAACTGCCTATCCTCGCCGTCGCCGCCGCGCTCGCCCGTGGCACCACACGTATCCAGGATGCTCATGAGCTTCGTGTTAAAGAAACGGACCGTATCGCCGCCGTCGCTGAAAACCTCCGCCGCATGGGCGTCACCGTCACGGAATTCGAAGACGGGATGGAAATCCAGGGCGGTGCCAAGCTGCAAGGTGCCACCATCACCACCTATCACGACCACCGCATCGCCATGGCCTTCGCCATCGCCGGTCTATTTGCTGAAGGTGAAACTGTCATTGAAGGCTCCGAATGCATCGGCACCAGCTATCCTGGCTTCGAGCATGACCTCGCCCTTTTTCAAAAGAACGAAAATGGCGAATACCCCATCCCCGTCATCTCCCGGGCACCCCGCAAACTGAAATGA